The Larus michahellis chromosome 2, bLarMic1.1, whole genome shotgun sequence genome window below encodes:
- the FAM83A gene encoding protein FAM83A: MSHSRHMGKIKKRLEDIKNQTPKVTKADFSHNESIRLATDAFLDGGTDSYLETLSKEGEVDFLSSVEAQYIKDNARESYYAQESQATDGAAASKQNDAGSLPSGTYFPTISDSSEPALLHTWIMAEKPYLKEKSTATVYFQTEKNSNIRDIIRRYINKTTQVLAIVMDVFTDTEILCDLLEAANKRMVFVYLLLDHGNINLFSEMCDKLQIAEDLFKNISVRSVTGEVYCAKSGRKFSGQIQEKFLISDWRYVLSGSYSFTWLCGQVHRNLLSKFTGQVVELFDEEFRHLYALSKPVRGPKSPPRTMPFLFSKSWAPQRSLPDSNEESANTLSDPFSSLSAGSNHQSKQTPRNLIFSSNFTPPSPLHRVNSFHSYVSFTPPPPQKAIQANYYQPHYVADNSAVLYNNMNVYRPVRLRQEEPNRTGLSSPWRCLHKANLFA, from the exons ATGAGCCACTCCAGACACATGGGCAAGATAAAGAAAAGACTGGAGGATATCAAGAACCAGACCCCGAAGGTGACAAAAGCGGATTTCAGCCACAACGAAAGCATAAGGTTGGCCACCGATGCCTTCCTGGACGGTGGGACAGACTCTTACCTCGAAACTTTAAGCAAAGAGGGTGAGGTGGATTTCCTCTCCTCGGTGGAAGCTCAGTACATCAAGGATAACGCCAGGGAGTCTTATTATGCGCAGGAGTCCCAGGCCACTGACGGGGCAGCTGCGTCCAAGCAGAACGATGCTGGGTCTCTCCCTTCAGGGACTTACTTCCCCACCATTTCTGACAGCAGtgagccagctctgctgcacacATGGATTATGGCGGAGAAGccctatttaaaggaaaaatccaCTGCCACTGTGTATTTCCAAACAGAGAAGAACAGCAACATTAGAGACATCATACGCCGGTACATCAACAAGACCACTCAG gTGCTAGCTATCGTGATGGATGTGTTCACAGACACTGAGATTCTTTGTGACCTCCTGGAGGCAGCTAACAAGCGCATGGTGTTTGTCTACCTATTGCTTGATCACGGCAATATAAATCTCTTCTCAGAGATGTGTGACAAGTTGCAAATTGCTGAGGATCTCTTCAAG aatatttcagtCCGCAGTGTTACGGGAGAGGTGTACTGTGCTAAATCAGGCAGGAAATTTTCAggacaaatacaagaaaaatttcTTATCTCTGACTGGAGATACGTGCTCTCTGGATCTTACAG CTTCACATGGTTATGCGGCCAGGTTCACCGCAACCTCCTCTCCAAGTTCACGGGTCAAGTTGTGGAGCTGTTTGATGAGGAGTTCCGACACCTTTACGCGCTCTCCAAGCCCGTGAGAGGACCGAAATCTCCACCGCGCACCATGCCCTTCCTGTTCAGCAAGAGCTGGGCCCCCCAACGCAGCCTCCCCGACAGCAACGAGGAAAGCGCTAACACTCTTTCCGATCCCTTCAGCAGCCTCTCGGCTGGCAGCAACCACCAGAGCAAGCAAACCCCAAGAAATCTCATCTTCAGCAGCAACTTCACCCCCCCGTCACCTCTCCACAGAGTTAATTCCTTCCACAGCTATGTCTCAttcaccccaccaccaccacagaagGCCATCCAGGCTAACTACTATCAGCCGCACTACGTGGCCGATAACTCCGCGGTTCTGTATAACAACATGAACGTGTACAGACCTGTAAGACTTAGACAAGAGGAACCAAATAGGACAGGGTTAAGCTCACCCTGGCGATGCCTCCACAAAGCTAACCTGTTTGCATAA